One genomic segment of Gopherus flavomarginatus isolate rGopFla2 chromosome 11, rGopFla2.mat.asm, whole genome shotgun sequence includes these proteins:
- the LOC127030837 gene encoding olfactory receptor 11A1-like — protein MENRDRGNQSVTELILLGFGNLPELQTLLFLVFLVIYIVTMAGNILIAALVVADQHLHTPMYFFLGNLSFLETCYSSTVLPRMLASLLTRDRTISVSSCIIQLYFFGALVGTECFLLSMMSYDRYLAICKPLHYAVLMNDKFCLQLTVGSWITGFLAMIIIIILMSQLIFCGPTEINSFFCDFIPVIKLSCSDLHVLKVVAFTCSSVFSVIPFILTLTSYMCIIITILRIPSTTGKQKAFSTCSSHLIVVTIYYGTLIVAYMLPKTDTLRNLNKVFSVFYTVVTPLLNPLIYSLRNKEVKEALRKALSKCVAFIRIMEM, from the coding sequence ATGGAAAACAGAGATAGAGGAAATCAATCAGTGACGGAACTCATCCTTCTGGGATTCGGGAATCTCCCGGAACTGCAGACCCTTCTCTTCCTGGTGTTTCTCGTGATCTACATTGTGACCAtggctgggaacatcctcatTGCAGCactagttgtggctgatcagcaccttcatacccccatgtactttttcctaGGGAACTTGTCTTTTTTAGAGACCTGCTACAGCTCCACTGTCCTGCCTAGAATGCTGGCCAGTCTCCTAACTAgggacagaaccatttctgttAGCAGCTGCATCATACAATTATATTTCTTTGGTGCTTTGGTGGGTACAGAATGTTTCCTCTTATCCATGATGTCatatgatcggtatttagcgaTATGCAAACCACTGCATTATGCTGTCCTCATGAATGATAAATTCTGTCTCCAGCTAACAGTTGGATCTTGGATAACTGGGTTTCTGGCTATgatcataataataatattgatgtcacagttaattttttgtgGTCCAACAGAAATAAACAGTTTCTTTTGTGATTTCATTCCAGTAAtaaaactctcctgcagtgaTCTCCATGTGCTGAAGGTGGTTGCTTTCACATGCTCTTCAGTATTCTCAGTGATTCCGTTCATTTTAACTCTGACATCCTACATGTGCATCATCATCACTATCCTCagaatcccttccaccactgggaagcaaaaggcattttccacctgcTCTTCACACCTCATCGTTGTTACCATTTACTATGGGACACTAATCGTTGCCTATATGTTACCAAAAACTGATACACTGAGAAACCTGAATAAAGTATTCTCTGTCTTCTACACTGTCGTTACACCTCTGctcaaccccctcatctacagcctgcgAAACAAAGAGGTCAAGGAGGCTCTGAGAAAAGCTCTAAGTAAATGTGTGGCTTTTATaagaatcatggaaatgtag